From a single Nitrogeniibacter mangrovi genomic region:
- a CDS encoding ParA family protein has translation MRRVIFNQKGGVGKSTITCNLAAIGAHQGKRTLVVDLDPQGNSTRYLLGAGADALDASLADFFDQTLNFRLNPKPLDEFVVESPFPGLYVMPSHPELEELQGKLESRYKIFKLREALDELADEFDAIYIDTPPALNFYTRSAMIAADACLIPFDCDDFSRRALYALLDNVAEIRADHNDALEIEGIVVNQFQPRASLPKKVVQELIDEGLPIIEPYLSASVKIKESHEKAQPMIHLDPKHKLTGQYVDLHDTLARKYGT, from the coding sequence ATGCGACGTGTGATCTTCAATCAGAAAGGGGGCGTCGGCAAATCCACCATCACCTGCAACCTGGCGGCCATCGGCGCCCACCAGGGCAAGCGCACGCTGGTGGTGGATCTGGACCCGCAGGGCAATTCCACCCGCTACCTGCTGGGTGCCGGCGCCGACGCGCTGGACGCGTCACTGGCCGATTTCTTCGACCAGACGCTGAACTTCCGCCTCAACCCCAAGCCGCTCGACGAATTCGTGGTCGAATCCCCGTTCCCGGGCCTGTACGTGATGCCCTCGCATCCGGAGCTCGAAGAACTGCAGGGCAAGCTCGAATCGCGCTACAAGATCTTCAAGCTGCGCGAGGCGCTCGATGAACTGGCCGACGAATTCGACGCCATCTACATCGACACCCCGCCGGCGCTGAACTTCTACACCCGCTCGGCGATGATCGCCGCCGACGCCTGCCTGATTCCCTTCGACTGCGACGATTTCTCCCGCCGCGCGCTCTACGCCCTGCTCGACAACGTGGCCGAGATCCGTGCCGATCACAACGACGCGCTCGAGATCGAGGGCATCGTGGTCAACCAGTTCCAGCCGCGCGCCAGCCTGCCGAAAAAGGTGGTGCAGGAGCTCATCGACGAGGGCCTGCCCATCATCGAGCCCTACCTGTCGGCCTCGGTGAAGATCAAGGAGTCGCACGAGAAAGCCCAACCCATGATCCACCTCGACCCGAAGCACAAGCTCACCGGGCAATACGTGGACCTGCACGACACCCTGGCGCGAAAATACGGCACCTGA